A genomic window from Montipora capricornis isolate CH-2021 chromosome 8, ASM3666992v2, whole genome shotgun sequence includes:
- the LOC138014463 gene encoding probable ethanolamine kinase: MSPMEVHHFAHRLDAENTVESIKPVLEQIRPEWDMEKVKFKQFSEGISNKLIGCIEEGLEAGEMILFRLFGNKTELFIDREKELETFQILFSKGYGPAVHGTLENGLAYGFLAGDVLNTETIADPHISSLVARHMARLHAIEIDHKNSRHKAEPMLFNGMMKYLNLLPDKFEDSSKNERYEREAPSKAKLKEEIEVLKSVLLKHNSPIVLCHNDLLCANIVYNKTNDSVLSIDYEYASMNFLPHDIGNHFCEYAGVDEVDYNLYPKREHQLKWIATYLEEAAKLRGEANPIISEMEIEKLYVQANHFALAAHFYWAMWALVQAHFSAIDFDFLGYGIARFNEYFRRKDEFLALTYNN, encoded by the exons ATGTCTCCAATGGAAGTTCATCATTTCGCTCATCGCCTAGATGCGGAAAACACAGTGGAAAGTATTAAGCCAGTTCTGGAGCAGATCAGACCAGAATGGGACATGGAGAAAGTCAAATTCAAGCAGTTCAGCGAGGGGATCAGCAACAAGCTTATCGGATGCATCGAGGAGGGATTGGAAGCCGGCGAAATGATTCTGTTCCGACTTTTCGGAAACAAAACTGAGCTCTTCATAGATCGAGAAAAAGAGCTCGAAACCTTCCAGATTTTGTTTTCGAAGGGTTACGGTCCCGCAGTTCATGGAACATTGGAGAATGGTCTTGCCTACGGGTTTTTAGCCGGCGATGTCCTTAACACAGAAACAATCGCTGATCCTCACATTTCCTCATTGGTTGCGCGCCATATGGCTCGACTTCATGCCATTGAGATAGATCACAAAAATTCCCGCCACAAAGCAGAACCTATGTTGTTCAACGGTATGATGAAATACTTGAATCTCCTTCCGGACAAATTCGAAGACTCTTCCAAGAACGAAAG gTATGAAAGGGAAGCTCCAAGTAAAGCTAAGCTCAAAGAAGAGATCGAGGTCCTCAAGAGTGTATTGCTCAAACACAACAGTCCGATTGTGCTCTGCCATAATGATTTACTTTGTGCTAATATTGTCTATAATAAAACAAATG ACAGTGTCCTGTCGATTGATTACGAGTATGCTAGTATGAATTTCCTGCCTCACGACATTGGGAATCATTTCTGTGAATATGCAG GTGTGGACGAAGTGGACTACAATTTGTACCCAAAGCGGGAACATCAGCTGAAGTGGATTGCCACTTACCTTGAGGAAGCAGCAAAGCTAAGAG GTGAAGCCAATCCTATAATTTCAGAGATGGAGATTGAGAAGCTCTACGTGCAAGCCAATCATTTTGCACTG GCAGCGCATTTCTATTGGGCCATGTGGGCATTAGTTCAAGCGCATTTTTCAGCTATCGATTTTGATTTTTTAGG GTATGGAATAGCTCGTTTCAATGAATACTTCAGGCGAAAGGACGAATTCCTCGCTCTTACATATAACAACTGA